A region from the Oncorhynchus kisutch isolate 150728-3 unplaced genomic scaffold, Okis_V2 scaffold3711, whole genome shotgun sequence genome encodes:
- the LOC109882590 gene encoding GMP reductase 1-like translates to MPRIDMDVKLDFKDVLFRPKRSSLKSRSEVDLRRTFTFRNSKQSYHGIPIIAANMDTTGTFEMAQVLSKQTLFTAMQKHYTVEEWKAFAAKFPKCLEHVAVSSGSGQADLEKLCSVLEAVSDIRFVCLDVANGYSEHFVEFVKTVRGRFPQHTIMAGNVVTGEMVEELILAGADIIKVGIGPGSVCTTRIKTGVGYPQLSAVIECADSAHGLKAHIISDGGCSCPGDVAKAFGAGADFVMLGGMLAGHDQCAGEVIEKNGRKVQLFYGMSSDTAMKKHVGGVAEYRASEGRTVEVPYRGDVEATIRDILGGLRSTCTYVGAAKLKELSRRTTFIRVTQQASHMFT, encoded by the exons ATGCCTCGGATAGACATGGATGTGAAGCTGGACTTTAAAGATGTCCTGTTCAGACCCAAGAGAAGCAGCCTGAAGAGCAGGTCAGAG GTGGACCTACGGAGGACGTTCACGTTCCGTAATTCCAAACAGAGTTACCATGGCATCCCCATCATCGCTGCCAACATGGACACCACGGGTACCTTTGAGATGGCACAGGTCCTCAGCAAG CAAACTCTCTTCACCGCCATGCAGAAGCACTACACTGTGGAGGAGTGGAAGGCTTTTGCAGCCAAGTTTCCAAAATGTTTGGAG CACGTAGCGGTCAGTTCAGGCAGCGGTCAAGCCGACCTGGAGAAGCTGTGCAGCGTCCTGGAGGCCGTCTCTGACATCAGATTCGTCTGTCTGGACGTTGCCAACGGCTACTCTGAACACTTTGTGGAGTTTGTCAAAACCGTCAGGGGGAGGTTTCCTCAACACACTATCATG GCTGGCAACGTGGTGACAGGagagatggtggaggagctgaTCCTGGCAGGAGCTGACATCATTAAAGTGGGTATTGGGCCAG GTTCTGTGTGTACGACGCGCATTAAAACGGGAGTGGGATACCCCCAGCTCAGTGCTGTCATAGAGTGTGCAGACTCCGCCCACGGCCTGAAGGCTCACATCATCTCA GATGGCGGATGCAGCTGTCCTGGGGATGTGGCTAAGGCATTTG GCGCTGGAGCTGATTTTGTGATGCTGGGGGGCATGCTGGCTGGCCACGACCAGTGTGCCGGGGAGGTCATTGAGAAGAATGGCAGAAAGGTCCAGCTGTTCTATGGGATGAGCTCTGACACGGCCATGAAGAAACATGTAGGGGGAGTGGCAGAGTACAG agCATCAGAGGGCAGGACGGTGGAGGTACCGTACAGGGGGGATGTAGAGGCCACCATCAGGGACATTCTGGGTGGTCTGCGCTCCACCTGCACCTACGTAGGAGCTGCCAAACTGAAGGAGCTCAGTCGCAGGACCACCTTTATCAGAGTCACACAGCAGGCCAGCCACATGTTCACATAG